One Lacunisphaera limnophila DNA window includes the following coding sequences:
- a CDS encoding N-acetylneuraminate synthase family protein, translating to MNTPSSAEFKIAGRPIGYNHPPVVIAEIGINHAGSLDLAITMADAAIDAGAEIVKHQTHIIEDEMSEEAKSVIPGNASISIYDIMQSCALPEAEEYRLMQHVQSRKAIFISTPFSRAAAVRLAKFDVPAIKVGSGECNNYPLIQMIAGLGKPVILSTGMNSIETVRPSVDILRKAKVPFALLHCTNVYPTPPHLVRLGAMQTLQASFPDAVVGLSDHTTGNYPCLGAVALGGSILERHFTDRMDRPGPDIVCSMDPGALRELIEGSRILFEARGGDKAPVAAEAPTIAFAFASVVVIRDIAAGETFSEANIWLKRPGGGDFGVGDYPGLIGRTAKRPVRAGVQLRRDDLA from the coding sequence ATGAACACTCCCAGCAGCGCCGAGTTCAAGATCGCGGGCCGGCCGATCGGCTACAATCATCCCCCGGTGGTGATCGCCGAGATCGGCATCAATCACGCGGGGTCGCTCGACCTGGCCATCACGATGGCGGATGCGGCCATCGATGCCGGGGCGGAAATAGTCAAACACCAGACCCATATCATCGAGGACGAAATGTCGGAAGAGGCGAAGTCGGTGATTCCGGGCAATGCGAGCATTTCGATCTACGACATCATGCAGAGTTGCGCGCTGCCCGAGGCGGAGGAGTACCGGTTGATGCAGCACGTGCAGTCACGGAAGGCCATATTCATCAGCACGCCCTTTTCCCGGGCGGCTGCGGTCCGGCTGGCCAAATTTGACGTGCCGGCCATCAAGGTCGGATCAGGGGAATGCAACAATTATCCCCTGATCCAGATGATCGCCGGACTGGGCAAGCCGGTCATTCTCAGCACCGGCATGAACTCGATCGAGACCGTGCGCCCGTCGGTGGACATATTGCGGAAGGCCAAGGTGCCCTTCGCCCTGCTGCATTGCACCAATGTCTACCCGACGCCGCCGCACCTGGTGCGGCTCGGGGCCATGCAGACTTTGCAGGCCTCGTTTCCCGATGCGGTCGTCGGGTTGTCGGACCATACCACCGGCAACTACCCCTGCCTGGGTGCGGTGGCCCTCGGCGGAAGCATCCTGGAGCGCCATTTCACCGACCGCATGGACCGGCCGGGGCCGGACATTGTGTGCTCGATGGATCCGGGTGCGCTGCGTGAACTGATCGAGGGATCCCGCATCCTGTTTGAGGCACGTGGTGGGGACAAGGCGCCGGTGGCGGCGGAAGCCCCGACCATCGCCTTCGCGTTTGCGTCGGTCGTGGTGATCCGCGATATCGCGGCCGGGGAGACATTCTCCGAAGCCAACATCTGGCTCAAGCGACCCGGGGGCGGGGACTTTGGCGTCGGTGATTACCCCGGACTCATCGGCCGGACGGCCAAGCGGCCCGTGCGCGCGGGGGTCCAGTTGCGGCGGGATGATTTGGCCTAA
- a CDS encoding SAM-dependent methyltransferase, giving the protein MIGFTSDGREQTLPPGGHYARPGEHGFRDTPSTDLHALVAEIDAGRPWREAVAARYQTSKNWLYRIITAESRTAFVGPVLPPGAGPVLDIGSGWGQVARPLARERPVVALEPVAERLAFIRAAARQDGVSDRMAFMETDYFDVQFRTPFAAICAIGVLEWAGAFQDHTDPQQRQRAFLRKARTELAPDGCLILGIENRLGLKYLLGCPDDHVGVPHVASLPAPLARRRWDEAGQGRLQSFTYSLIELRRLLLDTGFTRIEFFGAFPDYKLPAAIIPLDDEGRELNAWLTTQPVPAEHNGYDGTLLPPGFQLDLQRHYRELAARGTAQHFVPSFFVRAG; this is encoded by the coding sequence ATGATCGGCTTCACCAGCGACGGACGGGAACAGACGCTCCCACCGGGCGGCCACTACGCTCGGCCCGGCGAGCATGGTTTCCGCGACACACCTTCGACCGACCTGCACGCGCTCGTCGCCGAGATCGACGCGGGCCGCCCCTGGCGCGAGGCCGTGGCCGCCCGATACCAGACTTCCAAAAACTGGCTCTACCGCATCATCACCGCCGAATCCCGGACCGCTTTCGTCGGTCCCGTCCTCCCGCCCGGCGCGGGACCGGTACTCGACATCGGCTCCGGCTGGGGCCAGGTCGCCCGGCCGCTGGCCCGCGAACGCCCGGTGGTCGCCCTGGAGCCGGTCGCGGAACGCCTCGCCTTCATCCGCGCCGCCGCGCGCCAGGATGGCGTTTCCGACCGGATGGCGTTCATGGAGACGGACTACTTCGACGTGCAGTTCCGCACCCCCTTCGCCGCCATCTGCGCGATCGGCGTGCTCGAATGGGCCGGCGCTTTCCAGGACCACACGGATCCTCAGCAGCGGCAACGGGCCTTCCTGCGCAAGGCGCGCACGGAACTCGCCCCCGACGGCTGCCTCATCCTCGGCATCGAAAACCGCCTTGGTCTCAAATATCTGCTCGGCTGCCCCGACGACCACGTGGGCGTCCCGCACGTCGCCAGCCTCCCCGCGCCGCTGGCCCGCCGGCGGTGGGACGAGGCCGGCCAAGGCCGACTGCAGTCCTTCACCTACTCGCTGATTGAGTTGCGCCGCCTGCTCCTCGACACGGGCTTCACCCGGATCGAGTTCTTCGGCGCCTTCCCTGACTACAAGCTGCCCGCAGCGATCATCCCGCTCGACGACGAGGGCCGGGAGCTGAATGCCTGGCTCACCACCCAACCGGTGCCGGCGGAGCACAACGGTTACGACGGCACTCTGCTGCCTCCCGGATTTCAACTCGACCTCCAGCGCCACTACCGGGAACTCGCGGCGCGGGGCACAGCCCAGCATTTTGTGCCCAGCTTTTTCGTCCGGGCGGGTTGA
- a CDS encoding ABC transporter ATP-binding protein: MSPPSPSESPPLITLRGVTKTYTIWDDPTARLMAPFRRLWSKSARGTEGRQFTAVKAFSLEIARGECLGIIGRNGAGKSTLLQMIAGTVQPTSGTVQINGRVAALLELGSGFNPDFTGRENILMNASILGLGREEIAARYDSIVEYSGIAEFIDQPVRTYSSGMTLRLAFAVCAHVDADILIIDEALAVGDARFQFKCHATLEQMLKEGRTIIFVSHDTNAVKRMCRTAVLLERGEMLLKGSPNDVTNIYTKLITSPHGLESIREDLAALQNKPPESDEANPAPTPTPAPQLLSSSLSAENPGTRLLAEERTHQQISDKEYAYGGEFGEITSVVLADHTGAPRLSFVTGQTIQVRITCAARQTVTAPIYALTLKDVRGQEIYGTNTYFQNQNPPDVPAGGRATVTFTLPLNILPGVFFISLGWVRLVNGEVVVIHRRYDVLRFDVMPRDKSFGLAWCPATIEVHTATTSG, from the coding sequence ATGTCGCCTCCCTCCCCCAGTGAATCCCCGCCGCTCATCACCCTGCGGGGCGTCACCAAGACCTACACCATCTGGGACGATCCGACGGCCCGGCTGATGGCGCCTTTCCGCCGGCTCTGGTCCAAGTCGGCCCGCGGGACCGAAGGCCGGCAGTTCACCGCCGTCAAGGCCTTCTCCCTCGAGATCGCCCGCGGCGAGTGCCTCGGCATCATCGGCCGCAATGGCGCCGGCAAGAGCACTCTGCTCCAGATGATCGCCGGCACCGTCCAGCCCACCTCAGGCACCGTGCAGATCAACGGCCGCGTGGCCGCCCTCCTCGAACTGGGCAGCGGCTTCAATCCCGATTTCACCGGTCGCGAGAACATCCTGATGAACGCCTCCATCCTCGGCCTGGGCCGGGAGGAGATTGCCGCGCGCTACGATTCCATCGTGGAATACTCCGGCATCGCGGAATTCATCGACCAGCCCGTCCGCACCTACTCCAGCGGCATGACCCTGCGCCTGGCCTTCGCCGTCTGCGCCCACGTCGACGCCGACATCCTCATCATCGACGAGGCCCTCGCCGTCGGCGACGCGCGCTTCCAGTTCAAGTGCCACGCTACGCTGGAACAGATGCTCAAGGAGGGCCGCACCATCATCTTCGTCTCCCACGACACCAACGCCGTGAAGCGCATGTGCCGCACCGCCGTCCTGCTCGAGCGCGGCGAGATGCTCCTCAAGGGCTCGCCCAACGACGTCACCAACATCTACACCAAGCTGATCACCAGCCCCCACGGCCTGGAATCCATCCGCGAGGACCTGGCCGCCCTGCAAAACAAGCCGCCGGAATCCGACGAGGCCAACCCCGCTCCGACCCCCACCCCCGCCCCGCAGCTCCTCTCCTCCTCCCTCTCCGCCGAGAACCCCGGCACCCGCCTCCTCGCCGAGGAACGCACCCACCAGCAGATCTCGGACAAGGAGTATGCCTACGGCGGCGAGTTCGGTGAAATCACGTCCGTCGTCCTCGCCGACCACACCGGGGCCCCCCGCCTGAGTTTCGTCACCGGCCAGACCATCCAGGTCCGCATCACCTGCGCGGCCCGGCAGACGGTGACGGCCCCGATCTACGCGCTGACCCTCAAGGATGTCCGCGGCCAGGAAATCTACGGTACCAACACCTACTTCCAGAATCAAAACCCGCCCGACGTTCCCGCCGGTGGCCGCGCCACGGTGACCTTCACCCTCCCGCTCAACATCCTGCCCGGGGTCTTTTTCATCTCGCTGGGCTGGGTGCGCCTCGTCAACGGCGAGGTCGTGGTCATCCACCGGCGCTACGACGTGCTGCGCTTTGACGTGATGCCCCGCGACAAATCCTTCGGCCTGGCCTGGTGCCCGGCCACCATCGAGGTGCATACGGCCACCACTTCCGGATGA
- a CDS encoding NAD-dependent 4,6-dehydratase LegB — protein MHPPSPNSKILVTGADGFIGSHLTEELVRQGRKVKAFVLYNSFNSWGWLDRCPSEIRKNLEVFAGDIRDPHGVKAAMAGCDAVLHLAALIAIPYSYHSPHTYVDTNVNGTLNVLQAARELGVKRLVHTSTSEVYGTARFVPITEEHPLQGQSPYSASKIGADQLAFSYYASFGLPVITVRPFNTYGPRQSARAVIPTIITQIARGSRVIKLGAVSPTRDFNYVQDTVRGFIAALDASQGVGEVVNIGSNFEVSIGETATLIAEAMNAPITIETDEVRLRPENSEVNRLWADNAKAARLLNWSPRYGGRDGFKRGLAETVAWFTQEDNLRQYKADIYNL, from the coding sequence ATGCATCCCCCAAGCCCCAACTCGAAGATTCTTGTCACCGGAGCCGACGGTTTTATCGGCTCTCACCTTACGGAGGAACTGGTGCGCCAAGGGCGCAAAGTGAAGGCCTTCGTGCTCTACAACTCATTCAATTCCTGGGGTTGGTTGGATCGTTGCCCGAGCGAGATCAGGAAAAACCTGGAGGTGTTTGCCGGTGACATCCGCGACCCGCATGGGGTCAAGGCGGCCATGGCGGGCTGTGATGCCGTGCTGCATCTGGCTGCGCTGATCGCCATCCCGTATTCCTACCATTCACCGCACACCTATGTGGACACCAACGTGAACGGCACGCTGAACGTGCTGCAGGCGGCGCGCGAGCTGGGCGTCAAGCGCTTGGTGCACACGTCGACCAGCGAGGTTTACGGCACCGCCCGGTTTGTCCCCATCACCGAGGAGCATCCGCTGCAGGGCCAGTCGCCGTATTCCGCATCCAAGATCGGGGCGGATCAGCTGGCCTTTTCCTACTATGCCTCCTTCGGGTTGCCCGTGATCACCGTGCGCCCCTTCAACACCTATGGCCCGCGGCAATCGGCCCGCGCCGTGATCCCCACCATCATCACGCAGATTGCCCGGGGCAGCCGGGTGATCAAGCTGGGTGCCGTGTCGCCGACGCGGGACTTCAATTATGTGCAGGACACGGTGCGCGGATTCATCGCGGCGCTGGATGCCAGCCAGGGCGTCGGCGAAGTGGTGAACATCGGGAGCAATTTCGAGGTTTCGATCGGCGAAACCGCGACGCTCATCGCCGAGGCCATGAACGCGCCGATAACCATTGAGACTGATGAGGTGCGCCTGCGGCCGGAAAACTCCGAGGTAAACCGCCTCTGGGCGGACAACGCCAAGGCGGCGAGGCTGCTCAACTGGAGCCCGCGTTATGGCGGACGCGATGGATTCAAGCGTGGGCTCGCGGAAACGGTCGCCTGGTTCACCCAGGAAGACAACCTGCGGCAATACAAAGCGGATATCTACAACCTCTGA